The following coding sequences lie in one Streptomyces sp. NBC_00510 genomic window:
- the nthA gene encoding nitrile hydratase subunit alpha, which produces MTSTSGPDDHLPPALRTEALEQLLTERGLIDPAAMDTIIATYETQVGPLNGAKVVAKAWTDPQYKRRLLQDGTAAIAELGFAGRQGEHIVVVENTPTTHNVVVCTLCSCYPWPVLGLPPSWYKDPAYRARVVREPRTVLSEMGLDLAEDVRITVRDSTSEVRWLVLPERPSGTEHLTEEELVPLVTRDAMVGVAKVTAP; this is translated from the coding sequence CACCAGCGGACCGGACGACCACCTCCCCCCGGCCCTGCGGACCGAGGCGCTGGAGCAACTGCTCACCGAGCGCGGCCTGATCGACCCGGCGGCGATGGACACGATCATCGCCACCTACGAGACCCAGGTGGGCCCGCTCAACGGCGCCAAGGTCGTCGCCAAGGCGTGGACCGACCCGCAGTACAAGCGCCGGCTGCTCCAGGACGGCACCGCGGCCATCGCGGAACTGGGCTTCGCCGGGCGGCAGGGTGAGCACATCGTCGTCGTGGAGAACACCCCCACGACCCACAACGTGGTGGTCTGCACGCTGTGCTCGTGCTATCCGTGGCCGGTGCTCGGCCTGCCGCCGAGCTGGTACAAGGACCCCGCCTACCGTGCGCGCGTGGTGAGGGAACCGCGCACGGTGCTCTCCGAGATGGGACTCGACCTCGCTGAGGACGTGCGGATCACCGTCCGCGACTCCACCAGCGAGGTGCGCTGGCTGGTGCTGCCCGAACGCCCCTCCGGCACCGAGCACCTGACGGAGGAGGAACTTGTGCCGCTGGTGACCCGGGACGCCATGGTCGGCGTGGCGAAGGTGACGGCGCCGTGA